atataaagtaaaaaaggaaaacattaAAGTGAACTATCACCGTAATAGGATCAGCGGAGAGTGCACGAAATCACTGTGATGAAGGCTTGATTTGTCTGGTGATAGATAAAAGGTGAagattttgttggttttgttggcGTTTTGGGGAGGAAGGAGAAGAATCATAAGCAATAAGCGGAGGTATATCCCTTTTATCCATTTCTCCAAATGGGCTCAACTTAGCTGAAACTGAAATACACTGGTCGAAAATAACAAGCCCAGAATGCTTTAATGGGCTCACCCATGCCCATGTGATTGTTTTGAGATAAAAGGAAATGTTGCATTCATGATTTAGCACAAAAGCCGTCAGTCACAAAAATtgatataaatacatataatcACAAAAGATTATTACAAATATGAAGGTACATTAACCATAAAGGATTAGTTCAAATACGCCCACACATGGCCAAAGAAATTTCAACATCTATGCCCATGTGATTGTTTGCTATAATGGAGGGAGGCAGTAGATATTTCTCATAGATTAGCATATCCTCCTAATATCCAAGTAGcatattcttattttaattttggtaaGGCAAGCGGTACATTCCAAACTTTcatgaatataaatatattttgttatttttaactAGGGAACAGAGAGAGATGCATAATTCATCTTTACTTTAGTCTTTTTCTTCTACCGCACAGAAACCGCCTTATTTAGTATAGTTCGAGTAATGCTATTTAGACATACAAAATTGATCACATTGGTTGATCATTTTATGTGGCAGTTGATGTTGTCATGTCATCtcaattaatgaaattgtcatgtgaattttatttttatttatgtatttatttaaataattattaaaaacaaaaaataaaaaaccctagcaTCCCTGGACTCTTCGTCTCTAACActcccttcttcttcatcctaACTAGTGCAGAACTAATGTTCTGGGAGATTGCATGGGTGTCACAGACCTTGGGGATCTGGAAGTTCTCTATGTCCCACTACACCGACATCTCCGCCTCACCCATCAACGCTACCGTCGTGGCCATCTCCGCCATGCTGCTTCCCCGCACATCCCCACGCGTTGGCGCTCTCCAAATACTCTAGATCTTATGGTCACTGCTCACTTATGATCGAAGATGATGATTATTGATTCTTGAAAAACCCTCAAAacaccaaaattcaaaatcaaaatcaaaatcctcTGGTTTTGATTGGGTTCCTCTCTTCttgtaattttgttgtttttcttgaatttgatcTCTTCTCTAATATATCTATATCTCTTCTCTGGTTTTGAAGGGATTGGTTAATTTGATGAGGAAGAAGGGAGTGCTGGAGTATATCTATATCTCTTCTCTGGTTTTGATGGGGATAGGTAAATTTGATGGAGGAAGAAGGGTGTGCTGGGGACGAAAAAAGtccaactttttgtttttcattttttttatttcacttttttaaaataataataattaaataaaattcatataataaaattcattaattgacatggcATGACCACATCAGCTGTCACATAAGGTGGTTAACTAATGTGGTCAATTTTGTGTGTCTAAATAGTATTACTCATAAGATAAAATGGAAATGGTACAACCTCTATTTTGCCTTTTTCGGCTTCACCAAATTGTCCCAAAATCAAATCAGCATTCCAACGTCCATGCATAGTTCATAGTTGTATGTCCAACAAACAAGTAACAACCATTCAATTCAACCCTGTCCTGAATCAAAATCCGCCTGGAGGCTGAAGAAGAAAGTAGTAGTAAGTAACCACTTACTTTAAGGGCCTTTCAGAATATAAAATCTGTGAATTTATGTAGGTACTTCATTAATGTCGCGTGAGGTTACCACAGTAGTTGTGCGACACGGAGGCGTGGAGCTCGAGGTGGAAAACACAGAATGAAAATTACGGGTGTGGAGTTGAGGAACGTGGGAAAAATCAGAAATAGGTGTTAATGGACGtctataaaaagaaacaaagggagagaaaaaattacaactcCTCGTactcagaaaacaaaaaacatagCTCCGccaattttcttccttcccaTTTCTCTCAATCTAAACCTATCTCTTCAAACTCAGAAATAAAATGGCCTCTTAATTCCCATTTTATCTCAATCTAAACCTAGCTCtgccaacatatacatgaggGCAAGGGGCTGCACCAGTGTGGATGCCCTACTTTGCTTCCTCACAAGGACCAGtaaccataaacgactcatTACACCTAGACAACGATGTTGCCATTGGAGTTGCAAGGAGTTTGGTGACTCCTAGGGATGTGTTGGTGCTGGGAAGAAGGGATGATAACCAGGTGGTGAGTGATGTCATGGCACTGAGCGTGCAAAGTGTTGTATCAATCGCAAGTGTGGGTCATCGCCTTATTGTGAAATCCCATGAGGAGCAAGTGCTAAGAAGTCAGTTGGTGGCAGAACGGAATTTGGTTGCAGATTGTCAGAGTATTATAAGGAGATTAAAAAGGGAGAGGGCAAAGACTTTGGAGGAGACGAGACACCAGCTTGAAATATTGCAGGAAGAGAATCAAAAGTTATTAAAGATGATAGATTTTTACTCTAAGGACATGCAAGAGCAGCTGGAGGCCTTAGATCGACCCGGTAAACGTACGCGAGGAGATCCAAGTTTTGCTAAACATAAGAAAGTGATCTTTGGAAGCTCAAGTGATAAGCCCCAAGAAGCAATGCGAGAAAACCCAAGAGAGAGATCCTAAGGGCCAAACTAAAGTCTCCTATTATGGAATTAGGAAGCGCCCCATGAtgttgttattgttttttttataattttttaaaattaatgtagtcccttgtttgtttgttttttttaatgtaaaataaatattttttttccttttaattttaacGACACAAATTAATGCGCTAATCATCCAACTATAAATGCCTGCAAGTGTACGAAATCTATCggaaactaggaatgagtaaacaTGTTATTAACTAGGTAATCTATTTAATAACTTATTTAAGACGACTCAAACCCGACAtgacacgtttattaaatggATTGGGTTTGAgttgagcattcttgacacgtttattatCCTGACACGACCCATTGCCACGCTTAATTGTGTCCCTACTCCTTCACCCTCATTGGCACCCAGAATCGAAACCCTAGGgtttttttcctccaaaatataaccccccaaaaaaaaaaaacttcattaacaaaatttatttgttatcaTACTAAACTCAGTAATTACCTGAGTTTATTATATGGTCAAGCTCAAGAGgtaaaaattaattactaGATCGAAACAAATAATACCAAAATGAAGACGTGGGGGCAGGCATTCAGAAGCTTTGAGGACAGGGTCCATTGAATTTGAATCCcaacttctctctcttcatctgTAGCTCTCGAATCACATGTGCATATTAACATTTCTCATTTGCCCAAAACATAACCCCAAAGATTtatgctttttattttaaggttGTAAACGGGAAACAACTCAGATACAATCCTGTGGTGCTTGTTCGGTCTCGCCCAGCTGTACAATCATATACCCTTTCTTTCCATTTTAGCGATCACCTCTACATAAACTGAAGAGCATCATCAGAAACAAAAGCACAGATAAAGCAAAGTGCGAGTGAAAATTCAAAGCCTTTTTTTATCCCTACAAGCATTCTATCATGTCATAATCAGTATTATTCAGAAAAGTCTCTTCCTTTTGGAACCCAGAAAGGAAGAGTGAAGTGAGGAAGTGAAAAGCTCTGTTTGCTCTCAGATCTCTGCGTGTTGTTGGGTCATTTGATTTTGAGCTTCAATGGCAGAATCAAAGAAGTATATTTCACAGGAAGACCTTAGCAGGCACAACAAGCCAGGAGATCTATGGATCTCAATACAGGGGAAGATCTACAATGTCTCAGATTGGGCTAATTACCATCCAGGTGGTGAGCTCCCATTGCTCAATCTCGCTGGTCAAGATGTCACAGACGCGTTTGTTGCGTACCATCCAGGCTCGGCATGGCAGCATCTGGACCAGTTCTTCACTGGGTCTTATCTCGAAGGCTACTCTGTCTCGGAGGTATCCAAAGATTATAGGAAACTTGTCAATGAATTCACTAAAATGGGTTTGTTTGAAAACAGGGGACTTGGGGTTCATTTTTCGCTGTTTCTTGTGGCGATGTTGTTTAGCTTGAGTGTTTATGGTGTTTTGTACTCTGATAGCACTTGGGTGCATCTGGGTTCTGGTGGGTTAATGGGTTTTCTTTGGATTCAAAGTGGCTGGCATGGACATGACTCTGGGCACTACCAGATCATCCGCAGCAAAAGACTCAATAGGTTTGTTCAGATCCTCACTGGGAATTGCCTTGCTGGCATCAGCATTGCCTGGTGGAAGCGCAACCACAATGCCCACCACATTGCATGCAACAGCCTTGAATTCGATCCAGATCTTCAGCACATGCCTTTCTTTGCGGTATCTTCGAAATTATTCAATTCCCTCACGTCTTATTTCTATGACAGGAAGATGAATTTTGATGCTTTTACAAGGACCTTGGTTAGTTTCCAGCACTGGACATTTTACCCTGTGATGTGTCTTGCTAGGCTTAATCTTTTTGCTCAATCATTCTTGCTGTTATCATCTAAAAGATTAAGGGTGAACAATAGGGTTCAGGAAATCTTGGGGCTCCTTGTGTTTTGGATTTGGTATCCTTTGCTGGTTTCCTGCTTACCCAATTGGGGTGAAAGAGTTATGTTTGTTGTTACAAGTTTTTCTGTCACTGGAATTCAGCATGTTCAGTTCTGTTTGAACCATTTTTCTTCCAGTG
The window above is part of the Prunus dulcis chromosome 1, ALMONDv2, whole genome shotgun sequence genome. Proteins encoded here:
- the LOC117616024 gene encoding acyl-lipid (9-3)-desaturase-like; translated protein: MAESKKYISQEDLSRHNKPGDLWISIQGKIYNVSDWANYHPGGELPLLNLAGQDVTDAFVAYHPGSAWQHLDQFFTGSYLEGYSVSEVSKDYRKLVNEFTKMGLFENRGLGVHFSLFLVAMLFSLSVYGVLYSDSTWVHLGSGGLMGFLWIQSGWHGHDSGHYQIIRSKRLNRFVQILTGNCLAGISIAWWKRNHNAHHIACNSLEFDPDLQHMPFFAVSSKLFNSLTSYFYDRKMNFDAFTRTLVSFQHWTFYPVMCLARLNLFAQSFLLLSSKRLRVNNRVQEILGLLVFWIWYPLLVSCLPNWGERVMFVVTSFSVTGIQHVQFCLNHFSSSVYVGTPIGNDWCENQTNGSLDIECPSWMDWFHGGLQFQIEHHLFPRLPRGNLRKVAPLVKELCKMHKLPYKSVSFLKANELTIGTLRTAALQARDLASPVPKNLVWEAVHTYG